A genomic stretch from Edaphobacter aggregans includes:
- a CDS encoding AAA family ATPase — protein sequence METLEYKRFVEFCEACRRDRYIGLCYGPPGVGKTLSAIHHSRIQKIVPLDRWNAEASDAKPIDTVFFTPEVVNTPSRIEHHVNRARGVLCSVAKRATRVEQRATLDVLRNRDEAWRVKHREDPDYRPNQPLPLKPTYYDTLHEYEARLEAIQDPTTLIVVDEADRLAMNSLEQLRSIFDQSGLGMVLIGMPGIEKRVARYPQLFSRIGFVHEFRALSDADIQVLLEQRWAPVGIHLPASCPAPEVIAAVIRLTRGNFRLLVRLLTQMERVLAINGLETLSVDVVETARDNLVIGQA from the coding sequence GTGGAGACGCTTGAGTACAAACGATTCGTGGAGTTTTGTGAGGCGTGCCGGCGAGACCGCTACATCGGTCTGTGCTACGGTCCCCCGGGCGTCGGAAAAACACTATCTGCCATTCACCATAGTCGCATTCAGAAGATCGTGCCTTTAGACCGCTGGAACGCAGAGGCTTCCGACGCCAAGCCTATCGACACAGTGTTCTTCACCCCTGAAGTCGTCAATACGCCGTCTCGAATTGAGCATCACGTAAATCGCGCTCGTGGTGTTCTCTGCAGCGTCGCCAAGCGAGCGACTCGGGTCGAACAAAGAGCAACGCTTGATGTTCTTCGCAATCGCGACGAGGCTTGGCGGGTGAAGCATCGGGAGGATCCCGATTACCGACCCAACCAACCCCTGCCACTTAAGCCAACCTACTACGACACACTCCACGAATACGAGGCCAGGCTCGAAGCGATCCAGGACCCCACGACACTAATTGTCGTCGATGAAGCGGACCGTCTGGCAATGAACAGTTTGGAGCAGTTACGCTCCATCTTCGATCAAAGCGGCCTCGGAATGGTCCTCATAGGCATGCCCGGTATCGAGAAACGTGTCGCTCGATACCCGCAACTCTTCTCGCGAATCGGCTTTGTTCACGAGTTTAGAGCGCTTAGCGATGCTGATATTCAGGTGCTGCTCGAGCAACGATGGGCCCCAGTCGGCATACATCTACCTGCCTCATGTCCAGCACCGGAGGTCATCGCCGCGGTCATTCGACTCACCCGTGGCAACTTCCGCCTGCTCGTTCGCTTGCTCACCCAAATGGAACGCGTACTTGCAATCAATGGCCTCGAGACCTTGTCGGTGGATGTTGTCGAAACGGCTCGTGACAATCTGGTGATTGGCCAAGCTTGA
- a CDS encoding DUF6429 family protein: MLRSRYCNQSEVCMEYDEDKVDEMVLALLHLTTFTEGMGIRAWKGHDWNAMDRLYKRGYISDPQNAAKSVRMTESGAQKAQALFQEHFVRKV, from the coding sequence ATGCTGAGATCGCGATACTGCAATCAAAGCGAGGTCTGTATGGAATATGACGAAGACAAGGTTGACGAAATGGTTCTCGCGCTCCTACACCTGACCACTTTCACGGAAGGTATGGGTATACGAGCCTGGAAAGGACATGACTGGAACGCTATGGATCGCCTTTACAAGAGAGGGTACATTTCCGATCCTCAGAACGCAGCAAAGTCCGTGAGAATGACGGAGTCGGGGGCCCAGAAGGCGCAAGCGCTTTTCCAAGAACACTTCGTTCGGAAAGTGTAG
- a CDS encoding ATP-dependent Clp protease proteolytic subunit — MATKIAAYRENPNRAIFITGEINQAMVDRLTPQIIQLQRADNEPITVYIDSPGGSTYHAGLLLQLLKNRDQDGLSVRIITVVTGLAASAAADILAAGDYAIAYRHAIIHFHGVRTSRGDAITHESASSLAEALRQTNESYALELAQEVLGRFMFIYMQLSSEFESVREEKHAASDVECLAESITAKLGGISSLLTLAVDKHKQLCDLLEHYSQELEAQVETFSRPALKEAFLLKFLIHWELGRNQEQDWRFRSDGLNAIREDFVLLADYEDGTHMSNLDQLTKRWGVFLLDGAQRLVYDGLPTVDRPNYIHQQTKDRFRHVWHFLVSVCRALQQGENRLTATNAYWLGLIDEVPGTKLATIREMLENRNDIVAEPSPSSGNQKKPTKVAKKKSIKTEL, encoded by the coding sequence ATGGCCACGAAGATCGCAGCGTACAGAGAGAATCCTAATAGAGCGATCTTCATAACGGGTGAGATCAACCAGGCCATGGTCGATCGTCTGACCCCTCAAATTATTCAGCTGCAGAGGGCCGATAATGAGCCGATCACCGTCTATATCGACAGCCCGGGTGGTAGCACCTATCACGCGGGACTCTTGCTTCAGCTACTCAAGAACAGAGACCAAGATGGGTTGTCCGTTAGGATCATAACAGTCGTGACCGGACTTGCGGCTAGCGCGGCAGCCGATATCTTAGCGGCTGGCGACTACGCCATTGCGTATAGACACGCGATTATTCATTTCCACGGAGTTAGAACCAGCCGCGGCGATGCGATTACACATGAGTCTGCATCCTCTTTAGCCGAAGCACTACGCCAGACTAATGAAAGCTACGCATTGGAACTTGCCCAAGAAGTTCTGGGAAGATTCATGTTCATCTACATGCAGCTTTCAAGTGAGTTTGAGAGCGTTCGTGAGGAAAAGCATGCTGCATCAGACGTCGAGTGCCTCGCCGAATCTATAACCGCCAAACTAGGAGGCATTTCCAGCCTGTTAACTTTGGCTGTCGACAAACATAAGCAACTCTGCGATTTGTTAGAGCATTACTCTCAAGAGCTCGAAGCTCAAGTTGAAACGTTTTCGCGGCCGGCTCTCAAAGAAGCTTTCCTTCTCAAATTTTTGATTCATTGGGAACTCGGGAGGAATCAAGAACAAGACTGGCGTTTCCGATCTGACGGCCTAAACGCGATCAGAGAGGATTTTGTTTTGTTGGCTGATTATGAGGATGGAACTCACATGTCCAATTTGGATCAGTTAACCAAGCGCTGGGGAGTATTTCTTTTGGATGGCGCTCAGCGGCTCGTATACGATGGCCTTCCAACCGTTGATAGACCCAACTATATTCATCAGCAAACGAAAGATCGGTTTCGACATGTCTGGCATTTCCTTGTATCGGTGTGTCGAGCGCTCCAACAGGGCGAAAATCGTCTTACTGCAACCAACGCCTATTGGTTGGGATTAATAGATGAAGTTCCCGGAACTAAGCTTGCGACGATACGGGAAATGCTTGAGAACCGGAATGACATAGTAGCTGAACCATCACCATCTTCGGGAAATCAGAAAAAACCAACGAAGGTTGCCAAGAAGAAAAGTATCAAAACTGAGCTATAA
- a CDS encoding deoxyguanosinetriphosphate triphosphohydrolase family protein produces the protein MKELLSSARTEGSAWLRRLRSPCNLHSRTTLYQRLHKEPGPHEGDDRSPFEEDRDIVLYSSAFKRLLSVTQVASASAGYLFHTRLTHSLQVAQVGQRLAEKLLKKQPELAQELGGLDASIVETACLAHDIGHPPFGHLAEDALDEKARSFGGFEGNAQSFRIVTQLGIRSLNYRGLNLTVGSLRGLLKYPWLYADRPSDPNHATGKKPKWGAYDCDRDAFVNVWGLDGSDRVVRRAPEAELMDWADDVTYSVHDVEDFFRAGLIPLHLLKSYGVSKGREPKNPLRRERKERERFFEYIVQNERKDKILTGLSVEEIAEIFDDLLIYAAFAFEQPYEGTREDHAHLRTFTSRLISRFINELQLRAPDGDGGSTVTKAVLAQQELAILKQLTWFYVIEAPALAMQHQAQDKIIRKLADIFLQEAHQEKPSGVLPIYYRELFRMPDMTDTEKSRAAIDLIAGMTESQATAVYQRIEGISLSSGIDKILV, from the coding sequence ATGAAGGAACTGTTGTCTTCGGCTCGGACCGAAGGCTCAGCGTGGCTAAGACGTTTACGGTCGCCGTGTAATTTGCATTCCAGAACAACACTTTACCAACGTCTTCATAAAGAACCTGGTCCACACGAAGGTGATGATCGATCACCATTCGAAGAGGACCGGGATATAGTTCTGTACTCCTCAGCATTCAAACGACTACTTAGCGTCACTCAGGTCGCTTCGGCGTCGGCTGGTTATCTGTTTCATACGCGTCTCACTCATAGCCTTCAAGTCGCTCAAGTTGGCCAGCGACTTGCAGAGAAGTTGCTGAAGAAGCAGCCTGAGCTGGCACAAGAGCTCGGAGGACTCGATGCTAGCATCGTAGAAACGGCTTGCCTGGCTCATGACATTGGTCATCCACCATTTGGGCATTTGGCAGAAGACGCTCTTGACGAAAAAGCACGGAGTTTTGGGGGCTTTGAAGGGAATGCCCAAAGCTTTCGGATCGTTACTCAATTGGGTATTCGATCCTTAAACTATCGCGGATTGAACCTGACCGTTGGAAGTTTGCGGGGCCTTCTTAAATACCCTTGGCTATACGCTGACAGACCGTCGGACCCAAATCACGCGACTGGCAAAAAGCCGAAATGGGGGGCCTATGACTGCGATCGAGATGCATTCGTAAATGTTTGGGGACTCGATGGCAGTGATCGAGTTGTTCGGCGCGCCCCGGAAGCAGAGCTGATGGACTGGGCCGATGATGTCACCTACTCAGTTCACGATGTAGAGGACTTTTTTCGTGCGGGCCTAATTCCGCTGCATTTGCTCAAGTCATATGGCGTATCGAAGGGCAGGGAACCAAAGAACCCTCTGCGAAGAGAACGGAAGGAGAGGGAGAGGTTCTTTGAATACATAGTTCAGAATGAGCGTAAAGACAAAATCCTGACAGGGTTATCGGTTGAAGAGATTGCAGAGATTTTCGATGATCTCTTGATCTACGCCGCCTTCGCTTTTGAACAGCCATACGAGGGTACCCGAGAGGATCACGCTCATTTAAGGACATTCACAAGTCGGCTGATCAGTCGCTTCATAAACGAATTGCAGTTGCGGGCGCCAGACGGGGATGGTGGGTCTACCGTCACGAAAGCTGTGCTGGCGCAGCAAGAGCTCGCCATACTGAAACAACTTACGTGGTTTTACGTGATCGAAGCACCGGCACTAGCAATGCAACATCAGGCTCAAGATAAGATAATCCGAAAATTAGCGGATATTTTTCTCCAAGAGGCTCACCAAGAAAAGCCCAGCGGTGTCTTGCCTATTTACTATCGGGAGCTTTTTCGAATGCCCGATATGACCGACACAGAAAAGAGTAGAGCTGCGATTGATCTAATCGCCGGCATGACAGAAAGTCAAGCGACGGCCGTATATCAGAGAATCGAAGGGATATCCCTCAGTTCGGGTATAGACAAAATTTTAGTTTGA
- a CDS encoding NF038122 family metalloprotease, whose product MIITPTFTSGFDTNFGSNATAAKEAWIAAAKVFTDAFSDDIHVNINVDAVTGTDVFGESSFWFVSISYADLFNQITAYASTQNDAIAIGPGGSMSSTDPTNGTGTWKLTRAQAKALGKIPDDMANDGGTTFGTGNAFTFSGPIAPNTFDFHGIAAHEIAEVMGRTGISGSNNTFSLIDCFAYTGPGKRSLKGGAGNFFSIDNGTTLLKQFNDSSVNHLDTRDWAGGTNDSFNQFENSGVVNPVSAVDLQVMDVIGYGRVNSIGSLIETVGHITFLRAHELGSGFGKAPNFLDAEVIVQLAEEPLLSFGFQLRTDQNAPTRLDMFDLLRSAFVGGRPIRLDYVTKGPRAGEIIRVANP is encoded by the coding sequence GCAGCCAAAGAGGCTTGGATTGCTGCCGCCAAGGTCTTCACCGACGCATTCTCCGACGACATTCACGTCAACATCAACGTTGATGCTGTAACCGGTACGGACGTTTTCGGAGAGAGTTCGTTCTGGTTCGTTTCTATCTCGTACGCCGATCTCTTTAACCAGATCACTGCATACGCCTCCACACAGAACGATGCCATCGCCATCGGTCCTGGCGGCTCGATGAGTTCGACCGATCCCACCAACGGCACCGGAACCTGGAAGCTGACCCGAGCGCAAGCCAAAGCGCTTGGCAAGATTCCCGACGATATGGCAAATGATGGAGGCACTACCTTCGGTACGGGAAATGCCTTCACCTTCTCGGGTCCGATCGCGCCAAACACATTTGATTTCCATGGTATTGCCGCGCATGAAATTGCTGAAGTGATGGGTCGCACCGGCATCTCCGGCAGCAATAATACCTTTAGCCTGATCGACTGTTTCGCCTACACCGGTCCCGGAAAGAGGTCGCTGAAAGGTGGGGCTGGCAACTTCTTCTCCATCGACAACGGCACCACTCTGCTGAAACAGTTCAACGACTCTTCCGTAAATCATCTGGATACCCGCGATTGGGCAGGCGGCACAAACGACTCCTTCAATCAGTTTGAGAACAGCGGCGTGGTCAATCCCGTATCGGCTGTGGATCTTCAGGTTATGGATGTGATCGGCTACGGCCGGGTCAATTCTATCGGAAGCCTGATCGAGACCGTGGGCCACATCACATTCCTGCGAGCTCACGAATTGGGCAGCGGATTCGGCAAAGCCCCGAACTTCCTCGACGCTGAAGTCATCGTGCAACTCGCCGAAGAACCCCTGCTCTCCTTCGGATTCCAACTGCGTACCGACCAGAACGCACCCACCCGTTTAGATATGTTCGACCTGCTTCGATCCGCCTTCGTTGGCGGGCGTCCCATCCGTCTCGACTACGTAACAAAGGGCCCCCGCGCTGGTGAAATCATTCGCGTCGCGAACCCCTGA
- a CDS encoding site-specific integrase: MAPPAPDGREGEPLALTPAQALLRKMVLDTVPSPHSKRNYGKALDDLFQFCASRPLSRSLLMEWRAGMEPLSPSTINVRLSAVRKLVGEARRNNMIGSEEAASLTDIPNIRQKGTRLGNWLTREQAKELLAVPDRSTLKGKRDYVILALLVGCALRRNELAELDVATIQQREGRWVLADLEGKGRRIRTVAVPIWVKQGINAWMTAAGIEDGRLLRSVSKSGKVNRDTLSDWAVWSVVEQSSKQIGIERFGAHDLRRTCAKLCRKNGGDLEQIKFLLGHSSIQTTERYLGSEQDIEIAVNDNLGL; this comes from the coding sequence TTGGCGCCTCCAGCACCCGACGGCAGGGAAGGGGAGCCCCTGGCCCTCACCCCGGCCCAGGCTTTGCTGCGCAAGATGGTGCTCGACACCGTCCCGTCGCCCCACTCCAAGCGCAACTACGGGAAAGCCCTCGACGATCTGTTCCAATTCTGTGCCAGCCGACCTCTCTCCCGGTCCTTATTAATGGAGTGGCGGGCGGGCATGGAGCCGCTCTCACCCTCCACTATAAATGTCCGGCTTTCGGCGGTGCGGAAGTTGGTGGGCGAGGCCAGGCGGAACAACATGATCGGATCGGAGGAGGCGGCCAGCCTGACCGACATCCCCAACATCCGTCAGAAGGGAACCCGGCTGGGGAACTGGCTGACCCGCGAACAGGCCAAGGAGCTGCTGGCCGTCCCCGACCGCTCGACGCTCAAGGGCAAACGCGACTACGTCATCCTGGCGCTTCTTGTGGGCTGCGCCCTGAGACGGAACGAACTGGCCGAGCTTGACGTCGCGACCATCCAACAAAGGGAGGGGCGCTGGGTCCTGGCCGACCTGGAGGGCAAAGGCCGCCGCATCCGCACCGTTGCTGTCCCGATCTGGGTCAAGCAAGGCATCAACGCGTGGATGACCGCGGCCGGCATCGAAGACGGACGGCTGTTGCGGTCGGTTTCGAAGAGCGGGAAGGTCAATCGCGACACCTTGAGCGACTGGGCGGTCTGGTCGGTAGTTGAACAGTCATCCAAGCAAATCGGGATCGAGCGCTTCGGCGCCCACGACCTGCGCCGTACCTGCGCCAAGCTCTGCCGGAAGAACGGCGGGGACCTGGAGCAGATCAAATTTTTGCTGGGGCACTCCTCGATTCAGACCACCGAACGCTATCTGGGCTCCGAACAGGATATTGAGATCGCGGTGAACGACAACCTAGGGCTGTAA
- a CDS encoding ABC transporter permease has product MLTVLQDFRYSLRQLVKNPKFALTAIISLALGIGATVSVFSVINGVLMHPFPYADVDRLTNLSITDPRGNISDVWFSGSQLRELRKVHTFTGLATWSARALVVTGRDFPEGVIAFFGIGETFPTLGVPPLLGRNLGPSDSPDGVEPQPVVMLHYRFWQRHFNGDPTIVGKMLEIDHKQYTIIGVTRPNFTWGWGADVYLPQEIGDARGGGVVAKLRPGISLDAADAQLEPLLNQFSKEQQREYPAKFRVDIRTLTDETTRNMGSTLYLLFAAVGMLLAIGCSNVSILLLARGAARQHEFAVRSAVGASSLRIVRQLLTESLLLALTGTALGIFLAHWLLALIVAWLPSHLFPPDVAIRISTPVLVFSGALALLTSVFFGLAPALQMARPEIIQVMQSSTSRTAGSVHGRRLHGTLVATQIALTMLLLTTAGAAIDRFVHIMRVPLGYNPRNVVAVGIPLHDNTYTTWQARASYFEQLRASIAVLPDVVSASIETGATPPNSGWDQRFELLGKPSPSEAQTARINLVDPDYFRTLQTPLIEGRLWTTAEVARAASLVLVNQSFAKDYYPNGDVVGHSLKLPLLISRPPNVLAAPGSNDWMQVIGVIADLRNNGLARPVRPAVFVPFSTQLWMSGQILVRSRVPPESILNSIRRQIAAVNPDQQTFSTIADLETLIKDEPEWARGRLISALFAGFSILALVLSAVGLYSVVSYSVVQRTNEVGIRIALGAGRSHVLKTVMASASVSVGLGIAAGLVLSLSLNRIMSAWVGHTDHHPLMVLSVSILLVFVAVMACLAPARRALAVDPMTALRCE; this is encoded by the coding sequence ATGCTGACGGTTCTTCAGGATTTCCGTTACTCACTGCGGCAGCTCGTTAAAAATCCAAAGTTCGCTCTGACGGCAATTATCTCTCTAGCCCTGGGTATCGGCGCAACCGTCTCCGTATTCAGCGTGATTAACGGCGTGCTGATGCATCCGTTTCCATATGCCGATGTCGACCGACTGACCAACCTGAGCATCACGGATCCGCGCGGCAATATCTCTGATGTCTGGTTCTCGGGATCCCAGTTGCGGGAACTGCGCAAGGTACACACCTTTACAGGTCTCGCCACCTGGAGCGCGCGCGCCCTCGTCGTTACCGGACGCGATTTTCCCGAAGGCGTTATTGCGTTCTTCGGGATCGGCGAAACCTTCCCAACGCTAGGCGTGCCGCCGCTACTTGGCCGCAACCTCGGCCCATCCGACTCCCCGGACGGAGTGGAGCCGCAACCTGTCGTGATGCTCCATTACCGGTTCTGGCAGCGCCATTTCAATGGCGATCCGACCATCGTCGGCAAGATGCTCGAGATCGATCACAAGCAGTACACCATCATTGGCGTCACCCGTCCCAACTTCACGTGGGGCTGGGGAGCGGACGTGTATCTGCCACAGGAAATTGGCGACGCCCGTGGTGGCGGTGTTGTCGCCAAACTGCGACCAGGAATTAGCCTCGACGCCGCGGATGCCCAATTGGAACCGCTCCTCAATCAATTCTCGAAAGAACAACAACGTGAGTATCCCGCAAAATTCAGGGTCGACATCCGTACGCTCACGGACGAGACCACGCGCAATATGGGTTCCACGCTTTACCTCCTTTTTGCCGCGGTCGGCATGTTGCTGGCGATCGGCTGCAGTAATGTCTCTATCCTGTTGCTCGCGCGCGGCGCGGCGCGACAGCATGAGTTTGCTGTGCGATCGGCGGTGGGCGCCAGCAGCCTTCGGATTGTGCGGCAGTTGCTCACTGAGTCGCTTCTATTGGCTCTCACCGGGACGGCTCTCGGAATATTCCTGGCCCATTGGCTGTTGGCCCTAATCGTCGCGTGGCTGCCCTCCCACTTGTTTCCCCCGGATGTGGCCATTCGCATCAGCACACCGGTGCTGGTTTTCAGTGGAGCGCTGGCCTTACTCACATCGGTATTCTTCGGACTAGCTCCCGCTTTGCAGATGGCAAGACCGGAAATCATTCAAGTTATGCAGTCCAGCACAAGTAGAACGGCCGGTAGCGTGCATGGCCGGCGACTGCATGGCACCCTAGTCGCTACACAAATTGCGCTTACGATGCTTCTGTTGACCACCGCAGGTGCGGCCATTGACCGCTTCGTGCACATCATGCGCGTGCCGCTCGGCTACAATCCTCGCAATGTCGTGGCGGTTGGCATTCCCCTGCATGACAACACCTATACGACCTGGCAAGCGAGGGCCAGCTACTTCGAGCAGCTGCGCGCCAGTATCGCGGTGTTGCCCGACGTCGTCTCTGCGTCCATCGAAACGGGCGCAACGCCCCCTAACAGCGGCTGGGATCAGCGGTTCGAATTGCTCGGCAAACCCTCGCCATCCGAAGCGCAGACGGCTCGAATCAATCTCGTTGATCCCGATTATTTCCGAACCTTGCAGACGCCCCTCATCGAGGGACGCCTGTGGACCACCGCCGAGGTCGCTCGCGCCGCCTCCTTAGTCCTGGTCAATCAGTCTTTTGCCAAGGACTACTACCCGAACGGCGACGTCGTCGGCCATTCCCTCAAGCTCCCGCTCCTAATCAGCAGGCCGCCCAACGTCCTGGCCGCTCCAGGCTCAAATGACTGGATGCAGGTTATTGGCGTCATAGCCGATCTCCGGAACAACGGCCTTGCCCGACCAGTTCGTCCAGCTGTCTTTGTACCGTTCAGCACCCAACTGTGGATGAGCGGACAAATTCTTGTACGCAGCCGCGTGCCGCCCGAATCCATTCTGAACAGCATCCGCAGGCAGATCGCAGCGGTCAATCCCGACCAGCAGACGTTTAGCACGATCGCCGACCTTGAAACACTAATTAAGGATGAGCCAGAATGGGCAAGAGGAAGGTTGATCTCCGCTCTCTTTGCCGGATTCTCTATTCTGGCTCTCGTTCTGTCTGCGGTCGGCCTGTACAGTGTAGTTTCGTACTCCGTCGTCCAACGCACCAATGAAGTGGGTATTCGCATTGCTCTGGGTGCGGGGCGTTCTCATGTTCTCAAAACCGTGATGGCGTCGGCGAGCGTTAGCGTTGGCCTTGGCATCGCTGCCGGACTTGTCTTGAGCCTCAGCCTGAATCGGATTATGTCCGCCTGGGTGGGACACACCGACCATCATCCGTTGATGGTGTTGAGCGTTTCGATTCTTCTGGTCTTTGTTGCAGTGATGGCCTGCCTCGCGCCCGCGCGCAGGGCTTTGGCTGTCGATCCTATGACCGCACTGCGGTGTGAATGA
- a CDS encoding Mu transposase C-terminal domain-containing protein: protein MDELSAIPQASREIALQRLQLLRPHLEEARPLRTVASEASIPYRTALRWANGYRKDGLAALARRSRSDQGGRRLASTTLVKAIEGLALERPPLPMSSIHRQASAIAETLKESKPSYAVVRRIVQTLPAGLVMLAHRGNRVYSEGFDLVHRREAFRPNSIWQVDHAQLDIKLLRDDGSVGKPWLTIVIDDYSRAVAGYYLGFEPPSSLRTTLALRQGIWRKGDPHWEICGIPDHLYTDNGSDFRSKHLEQVAADLKIQLVFSTPGQPQGRGRIERFFRTVNEMFLCDLDGYTTRSGRKPTLTLDSFEKQFHTFLLEVYHRRPSSEGNPSPKERWEQGGFLPRMPDSIERLDLLLIHEVRTRKVRTDGIHFHNFRYLSLTLAAYVGEDVTIRFDPRDMGEIRVFYRDRFLCRAISADLAGQTVPLRDIVNARKRRREQLRTIVRDRLKTVDTLLEFRRGMQREDVHASMVTPVESKRSKLKRYFNE from the coding sequence GTGGACGAGCTTTCCGCCATACCGCAAGCGTCGCGTGAGATTGCCCTCCAACGCCTCCAACTGCTCCGGCCACACCTGGAAGAGGCGCGTCCGCTGCGTACTGTGGCTTCTGAAGCGTCGATTCCCTATCGAACAGCATTGCGTTGGGCGAATGGATATCGCAAGGATGGGCTGGCTGCCTTGGCCCGTCGGAGCCGGAGTGATCAGGGAGGACGAAGGCTAGCGTCGACAACGTTGGTAAAGGCGATCGAGGGTCTCGCGCTTGAACGACCACCACTCCCGATGAGTTCTATCCACCGGCAGGCAAGCGCGATAGCAGAGACTCTTAAAGAGAGCAAACCGAGCTATGCAGTTGTTCGGCGAATCGTACAGACCCTCCCAGCTGGGTTGGTTATGCTGGCGCACCGAGGCAACAGGGTATACAGCGAGGGCTTCGATCTGGTTCACCGGAGAGAAGCGTTCAGGCCGAACTCGATATGGCAGGTCGATCACGCGCAACTCGACATCAAGCTGCTGCGCGACGATGGTTCCGTGGGGAAGCCCTGGCTGACCATCGTCATCGATGACTACAGCCGAGCCGTGGCGGGGTATTATCTCGGATTCGAGCCGCCTTCTTCCCTTCGCACAACCTTGGCGCTGCGTCAGGGTATCTGGCGTAAAGGTGATCCCCATTGGGAAATCTGTGGCATTCCAGACCATCTGTACACCGACAACGGTTCCGACTTCCGCTCAAAACATCTTGAGCAGGTGGCGGCGGACCTGAAGATCCAGCTTGTATTCTCCACGCCAGGGCAGCCTCAGGGTCGAGGCCGCATCGAGCGATTCTTTCGCACGGTAAACGAGATGTTTTTGTGCGACCTGGATGGCTACACCACAAGGAGCGGACGAAAGCCTACGCTTACGCTCGACTCTTTCGAGAAACAGTTCCACACGTTCCTACTGGAGGTTTACCACCGGAGGCCAAGCTCAGAAGGCAACCCGTCCCCCAAAGAGCGATGGGAACAGGGTGGCTTCTTGCCGCGCATGCCAGACAGCATAGAACGACTGGACCTCCTGCTCATCCACGAGGTCCGTACGCGCAAAGTCCGAACTGATGGCATTCACTTTCATAACTTCCGCTACCTGTCGTTAACACTGGCGGCCTACGTCGGGGAAGATGTCACGATTCGCTTTGACCCCAGGGACATGGGCGAGATCCGCGTCTTCTACCGTGACCGCTTCCTATGCCGAGCCATCTCGGCCGATTTGGCCGGCCAAACAGTACCGCTTCGAGACATCGTGAACGCTCGCAAACGTCGCCGGGAGCAACTGCGAACCATCGTTAGGGATCGACTGAAGACAGTTGACACTTTGCTGGAATTCAGAAGAGGCATGCAAAGAGAGGACGTCCATGCAAGCATGGTCACACCAGTCGAATCCAAGCGCTCCAAGCTCAAACGCTACTTCAACGAGTAG
- a CDS encoding tetratricopeptide repeat protein produces MPFQNQQQSAVTAQHIETVPELHAKLSADQQLVFDRAGKLFDQGKFAEATPLFRELLTQEPGDPVLAKITAECAINGNDYSAAKRLIDPVLAANETDWQAHTLRARLAAQSGDKATRDVEIALISKLHEQALIPGQLTQYPIERDSLPNGGSILIFQSIYPWGNFKVHNYARIFDMDGKLLRRITLESADFDQPPFAKEHPAEAVAGGRRFSYDSYQTGPTQPNGQHTEMHALFGFVDKEPTYDEMRTRFLQLATGGGQPTSTNAHPAP; encoded by the coding sequence ATGCCCTTTCAGAATCAGCAGCAATCTGCTGTGACGGCACAACACATCGAGACGGTTCCAGAACTGCATGCAAAGCTCTCAGCTGATCAGCAACTAGTATTCGACCGTGCAGGCAAGCTCTTTGATCAAGGTAAGTTTGCCGAAGCGACACCACTCTTTCGCGAACTGCTGACGCAGGAACCAGGGGATCCTGTGCTCGCCAAAATCACGGCCGAGTGCGCGATTAACGGTAATGACTACTCAGCCGCAAAGCGGCTTATCGACCCGGTCTTAGCTGCAAATGAGACCGATTGGCAGGCACATACGTTGCGAGCACGTCTGGCGGCACAGAGCGGAGATAAGGCTACTCGCGACGTCGAAATTGCTCTCATCTCCAAGCTGCATGAACAGGCGCTGATACCCGGGCAGCTAACCCAGTACCCTATTGAGCGAGACTCACTTCCGAACGGCGGTTCGATACTGATCTTCCAGTCAATCTATCCGTGGGGCAACTTTAAAGTCCACAACTACGCGCGCATCTTCGACATGGACGGAAAGCTGCTTCGTCGTATCACGCTCGAGAGCGCTGACTTTGACCAACCGCCCTTTGCGAAGGAACATCCGGCCGAAGCGGTGGCAGGCGGACGCCGTTTCTCTTATGACAGTTATCAGACCGGGCCTACACAGCCGAACGGACAACACACCGAAATGCATGCACTGTTTGGATTCGTCGACAAAGAACCAACCTACGACGAGATGCGCACGCGCTTCCTGCAGCTCGCGACGGGCGGGGGCCAGCCTACCTCAACGAACGCGCACCCTGCGCCGTGA